The following proteins are co-located in the Paenibacillus sp. JNUCC32 genome:
- the wecB gene encoding non-hydrolyzing UDP-N-acetylglucosamine 2-epimerase produces MSKVKVMTIFGVRPEAIKMAPLILELQRHPEHIESVVCVTAQHRQMLDQVLDVFKIVPDYDLDVMKDRQTLNEITVRVLEGLEPVLREAKPDIVLVHGDTLTTFLASYAAFLQQIQVGHVEAGLRTWNKLNPYPEEMNRQLTGVLADLHFAPTDWSAENLRKENKPESRIYVTGNTATDVFQYTVREGYTHPVLDWAQGKRLILMTAHRRESQGEPHRQIFEAVKRIADEFEDIAIVYPVHPSPAVKEPAHRILGNHPRIKLIEPLDVVDMNNIYTRTHFIITDSGGMQEEAPSFGVPTLVLRDTTERPEGIEAGTLELVGTQEENVYERIKALLTDQELYDKMSKAANPYGDGQASQRIVNAILHHFGIRKERPEEFHRMFTKA; encoded by the coding sequence ATGTCAAAAGTGAAAGTGATGACGATATTTGGGGTCCGCCCCGAAGCGATCAAGATGGCGCCGCTTATTCTGGAGCTTCAGCGCCATCCGGAGCATATCGAATCGGTGGTTTGTGTAACTGCGCAGCATCGGCAAATGCTGGATCAGGTGCTTGACGTGTTCAAGATTGTTCCGGACTACGACTTGGACGTGATGAAAGACCGTCAGACGCTGAACGAGATCACCGTACGCGTTCTGGAGGGGCTTGAGCCTGTCCTGCGCGAGGCCAAGCCGGACATCGTGCTGGTGCACGGCGACACGCTGACAACGTTCCTGGCCAGCTATGCAGCCTTCCTGCAGCAGATTCAGGTCGGCCATGTAGAGGCCGGTCTTCGCACATGGAACAAGCTGAATCCTTATCCTGAAGAAATGAACCGTCAGCTGACCGGCGTGCTGGCCGATCTGCACTTTGCGCCGACGGACTGGTCTGCCGAGAATCTCCGCAAGGAGAATAAGCCGGAATCCCGCATTTACGTGACGGGCAACACCGCTACGGACGTGTTCCAGTATACGGTTCGGGAAGGATATACCCATCCGGTTCTGGATTGGGCACAGGGCAAGCGCCTAATCCTGATGACGGCGCACCGCCGCGAATCCCAAGGGGAGCCGCACCGTCAGATTTTTGAAGCGGTGAAGCGCATTGCCGACGAGTTCGAGGATATCGCCATCGTCTACCCTGTGCATCCGAGCCCTGCCGTCAAAGAGCCGGCTCACCGCATTTTGGGGAACCACCCGCGCATCAAGCTGATTGAACCGCTGGATGTCGTGGATATGAACAATATTTACACCCGTACGCATTTCATCATTACGGATTCGGGCGGCATGCAAGAGGAGGCTCCGTCCTTCGGCGTGCCGACGCTGGTGCTTCGGGACACGACGGAACGTCCGGAGGGCATTGAGGCCGGAACCCTGGAGCTGGTAGGCACCCAGGAAGAGAATGTGTACGAACGCATTAAGGCTCTGCTGACCGATCAGGAGCTCTATGACAAGATGAGCAAAGCCGCTAATCCTTACGGGGATGGACAAGCTTCCCAGCGAATTGTCAATGCGATTTTGCACCATTTTGGCATTCGAAAAGAGCGTCCTGAGGAATTTCACAGAATGTTCACAAAGGCATAG
- a CDS encoding manganese efflux pump MntP family protein: MLEASVQSGQLAAILLMAVALGLDAFSLGIGVGMRGGMRLGHMLGISFMIALFHMLMPLAGLFAGRYVGMLLGHVTGLAAGGLLLLLGGHMLYNAWRGGEGQRIHPTAFLGMLLFSLSVSIDSFSVGVSLGMFVDDVLLIVISFGVVGGLLSILGLLLGRQVSNKLGEYGEMLGGLILIIFGVMFIF, encoded by the coding sequence ATGTTGGAGGCGTCTGTCCAATCGGGACAGCTTGCGGCGATTCTGCTGATGGCGGTTGCACTCGGGCTAGACGCATTTTCGCTTGGCATCGGAGTCGGAATGAGAGGCGGCATGCGCTTAGGCCATATGCTGGGCATCAGCTTCATGATCGCATTGTTTCACATGCTAATGCCGCTGGCGGGCTTGTTTGCCGGCCGCTATGTAGGTATGCTGCTGGGTCACGTCACAGGGCTTGCAGCCGGCGGGCTGCTCCTCCTGCTGGGCGGGCATATGCTGTATAATGCTTGGCGGGGCGGGGAAGGTCAGCGCATTCATCCTACCGCGTTCTTGGGCATGCTGCTGTTTTCGCTCAGCGTCAGCATCGACTCCTTCTCGGTAGGCGTTTCGCTCGGGATGTTCGTGGATGATGTGCTGCTGATCGTGATCTCCTTCGGTGTCGTGGGCGGTTTGCTGTCCATTCTCGGCCTGCTGCTCGGCCGTCAGGTGAGCAACAAGCTGGGAGAGTACGGCGAAATGCTGGGCGGACTGATTTTGATCATCTTTGGCGTGATGTTTATCTTTTGA
- the glyA gene encoding serine hydroxymethyltransferase, with amino-acid sequence MMEHLRKNDPAVLEAMDLELKRQRSNIELIASENIVSEAVMEAMGTVLTNKYAEGYPGKRYYGGCERVDIVEDIARDRAKELFGAEHANVQPHSGAQANMAVYLAALKPGDTVLGMNLAHGGHLTHGSPVNASGLLYNFVAYGVQEDTFLIDYDEVRKAAFKHRPRLIVAGASAYPRIIDFEKLAAIANDVGALFMVDMAHIAGLVAAGLHPNPVPHAHFVTTTTHKTLRGPRGGMILCKKAWAQAIDKAVFPGSQGGPLMHVIASKAVALGEALDPSFKTYAENVVKNAKVLADTLIEEGLNIVSGGTDNHLMLVDTRNLDITGKDAEKVLDSIGITVNKNAIPFDPTSPFVTSGIRIGTPAVTSRGMDEQAMVKIAKIIAMTLKQPKDEATLEKAGRLVAELTDQYPLYAEMKY; translated from the coding sequence ATGATGGAACATTTGCGGAAGAATGACCCGGCTGTATTGGAAGCGATGGATTTGGAACTGAAGCGTCAACGCAGCAACATTGAGCTGATTGCCTCCGAGAACATCGTCAGCGAAGCGGTTATGGAAGCCATGGGGACGGTGCTGACGAATAAATATGCGGAAGGCTACCCTGGCAAGCGTTATTACGGCGGCTGTGAGCGAGTGGATATCGTGGAGGATATCGCCCGTGACCGCGCGAAGGAATTGTTCGGTGCCGAGCATGCCAACGTTCAGCCGCACTCCGGCGCCCAAGCGAACATGGCGGTGTATTTGGCTGCGCTCAAGCCTGGAGATACCGTGCTCGGCATGAACCTGGCCCACGGCGGCCATTTGACTCACGGAAGCCCGGTTAACGCGTCCGGCCTTCTGTACAATTTCGTTGCATACGGCGTGCAGGAAGACACGTTCCTTATCGATTACGACGAAGTCCGCAAAGCGGCTTTCAAACACCGTCCTCGTCTGATCGTGGCGGGTGCAAGTGCATATCCTCGCATCATTGATTTCGAGAAGCTTGCTGCCATCGCGAACGACGTAGGCGCATTGTTCATGGTCGATATGGCTCATATTGCGGGTCTTGTTGCCGCGGGTCTTCACCCGAATCCGGTTCCGCATGCCCATTTCGTAACCACCACGACACACAAGACCCTTCGCGGACCTCGCGGCGGCATGATTCTGTGCAAGAAGGCATGGGCACAGGCGATCGACAAAGCGGTGTTCCCAGGCTCCCAGGGCGGACCGCTCATGCATGTCATTGCTTCCAAGGCCGTTGCGCTTGGCGAAGCATTGGATCCGTCCTTCAAGACGTATGCAGAGAACGTCGTGAAGAACGCGAAAGTGCTGGCTGACACCCTGATCGAGGAAGGCCTGAACATCGTTTCCGGCGGAACCGATAACCATCTGATGCTGGTCGATACCCGCAATCTGGACATCACCGGCAAAGACGCAGAGAAGGTGCTGGATTCCATCGGGATTACCGTCAACAAGAACGCCATCCCGTTTGATCCGACGAGCCCGTTTGTCACGAGCGGTATCCGTATCGGTACGCCGGCAGTAACCTCCCGCGGCATGGATGAGCAGGCGATGGTGAAAATCGCGAAGATTATTGCCATGACCTTGAAGCAGCCTAAAGACGAAGCAACGCTGGAAAAAGCGGGCCGTTTGGTGGCTGAGCTTACGGATCAATATCCTCTCTATGCCGAAATGAAATATTAA
- the atpF gene encoding F0F1 ATP synthase subunit B has translation MTILWENMVITIIAFVILYLLLQKFAFSKLFGIMEQRRELVMSQMNEAAQTRQQATAYVEEQKKALEQARQDAHEIIERSRQTSNKQAEQIMEQAKEEAIRLKSEAVRDIENEKKKAVEELRSEIGSVSVKIATKLIEREVKNDQAQEELVDQYLKEVGGRP, from the coding sequence ATGACAATTCTTTGGGAAAATATGGTAATCACTATTATCGCGTTTGTTATTCTTTACCTCTTGCTTCAAAAGTTTGCGTTCAGCAAATTGTTCGGCATCATGGAGCAGCGTCGTGAGCTGGTCATGAGCCAGATGAACGAAGCGGCACAGACCCGCCAGCAGGCGACTGCATATGTAGAAGAGCAGAAGAAGGCACTGGAGCAAGCGCGTCAAGATGCTCACGAAATCATCGAGCGTTCCAGACAAACTAGCAACAAACAAGCAGAGCAAATTATGGAACAAGCTAAGGAAGAGGCGATTCGCCTGAAATCCGAAGCTGTTCGTGATATCGAGAATGAGAAGAAGAAAGCGGTCGAAGAGCTTCGCAGCGAAATCGGCAGCGTTTCCGTGAAGATCGCGACCAAGCTGATCGAACGTGAAGTCAAGAACGACCAAGCTCAAGAAGAACTGGTGGATCAATACCTTAAAGAGGTAGGAGGCAGACCATGA
- the spoIIR gene encoding stage II sporulation protein R translates to MKNYSETLRIIVKKMVVLLSCMFMVIMAWEGQQIDASVVGGPIPQESIRLRILANSDNPSDQLVKREIRDAVVEQMQMWVLELENPQSLEDAKALTRQHLPEIRQLVGEELRKRGITYNYHVELGVVPFPTKLYGGTVYPAGDYDALRITLGEGQGQNWWCVLFPPLCFIDGGSGDAAAQPVEKGIQTVSADAGDASPEEAPKKASESEPEVRFFLWDMFLGLWNWVASLF, encoded by the coding sequence ATGAAAAATTATAGTGAAACCCTCCGTATTATCGTGAAAAAAATGGTTGTGCTCTTATCCTGCATGTTTATGGTCATCATGGCTTGGGAGGGACAGCAGATCGATGCTTCCGTTGTTGGCGGTCCGATCCCTCAAGAATCGATACGGCTTCGCATTCTCGCGAATTCAGATAACCCGTCCGATCAGCTCGTCAAAAGAGAGATTCGAGACGCGGTCGTTGAGCAAATGCAGATGTGGGTCCTGGAGCTGGAGAACCCGCAAAGCCTGGAAGACGCCAAAGCATTAACCCGGCAGCATCTTCCGGAAATCCGCCAGCTGGTGGGTGAAGAGCTGAGAAAAAGAGGGATCACCTACAATTACCATGTAGAGCTTGGCGTCGTGCCGTTCCCGACCAAATTGTACGGGGGCACGGTGTATCCGGCGGGCGATTACGATGCGCTGCGGATTACGTTAGGCGAAGGTCAAGGACAAAACTGGTGGTGCGTCCTGTTCCCGCCGCTGTGCTTCATCGACGGCGGCAGCGGGGATGCGGCAGCTCAGCCTGTCGAGAAGGGGATCCAAACGGTGTCCGCCGATGCGGGCGACGCTTCTCCGGAGGAAGCGCCGAAGAAGGCAAGCGAAAGCGAGCCGGAGGTCCGCTTCTTCCTGTGGGATATGTTCCTGGGCCTCTGGAATTGGGTGGCGAGCTTATTCTAG
- a CDS encoding L-threonylcarbamoyladenylate synthase — protein sequence MEQNGNDKERNLQREQGSRNAASKPTKVWHVLSSLSNESLGSEKEAKQALHEAGQVLAQGGTVAFPTETVYGLGADAGNTEAVERIFAAKGRPSDNPLIVHISELAQLDGLVQRVNETERALMASFWPGPLSLVLPVKPGAVSPRVTAGLDTVAVRMPDHPVALALISAAGCPLAAPSANRSGRPSPTLASHVLEDLAGAIDGVLDGGPAGVGVESTVVQVGEDGAVTVLRPGGVTAEQLAAVAASVRQDPALQRAAGEAESPAPRSPGMKYTHYAPKGAMCVVQGPRADAVSARIAAELEAAARRGEVTGVLSFDEHIGRYRADVAVSLGSLAAPEEAARRLYAGLRRFDEEGATFILAEACPEQGLGAAVMNRLLKAAGHHIVHVNEEVD from the coding sequence ATGGAACAGAACGGGAATGACAAGGAACGCAACCTGCAGCGGGAACAAGGCTCCCGGAATGCTGCATCGAAACCAACCAAAGTGTGGCACGTCTTAAGCTCCCTCTCCAACGAGAGCCTCGGGTCCGAGAAGGAAGCGAAGCAGGCGCTGCACGAAGCAGGACAGGTGCTTGCACAGGGCGGTACGGTGGCTTTTCCGACGGAAACGGTGTACGGACTTGGTGCTGACGCCGGCAATACGGAGGCGGTCGAGCGCATCTTCGCCGCCAAGGGTCGGCCATCGGACAATCCGTTGATCGTACACATCTCGGAGCTGGCTCAGCTTGACGGCTTGGTCCAGCGGGTGAACGAGACGGAACGGGCGCTGATGGCGTCGTTCTGGCCCGGACCGCTGTCGCTGGTGCTGCCCGTGAAACCGGGCGCCGTATCGCCTCGCGTGACGGCCGGACTCGATACGGTTGCCGTCCGGATGCCGGATCACCCTGTGGCTCTGGCTCTGATCAGCGCCGCCGGTTGTCCGCTCGCCGCACCGAGCGCAAACCGTTCCGGCCGGCCAAGCCCGACGCTGGCCAGCCATGTGCTGGAGGACCTGGCGGGGGCGATCGACGGCGTGCTCGACGGCGGCCCGGCCGGGGTGGGCGTCGAGTCGACGGTGGTGCAGGTCGGCGAAGATGGTGCCGTCACGGTGCTCCGCCCGGGCGGCGTCACGGCCGAGCAGCTTGCCGCGGTGGCGGCAAGCGTGCGCCAGGACCCGGCGCTGCAGCGCGCCGCCGGGGAGGCGGAGAGCCCGGCGCCGCGCTCGCCGGGCATGAAGTACACGCACTACGCACCGAAGGGTGCGATGTGCGTGGTGCAGGGCCCGCGTGCCGACGCGGTGTCGGCACGCATCGCGGCCGAGCTCGAGGCGGCGGCCCGGCGCGGGGAGGTGACCGGCGTGCTGTCGTTCGACGAGCACATCGGTCGCTACCGCGCGGACGTTGCCGTCTCGCTCGGCAGCCTGGCCGCGCCGGAGGAAGCGGCCCGCCGGCTGTACGCCGGCCTGCGCCGCTTCGATGAAGAAGGCGCGACTTTCATCCTGGCCGAAGCGTGCCCGGAGCAGGGGCTTGGCGCAGCCGTCATGAACCGGCTGCTGAAGGCCGCGGGACATCACATCGTCCACGTCAATGAAGAGGTCGATTGA
- a CDS encoding TIGR01440 family protein, producing the protein MTDISKVSLSEQTARIVRELAEAAALGPGKVLVIGASTSEVVGRRIGTGGALETAQQLLQGIAEVQAEFGFAVAYQCCEHLNRALVMERGLLEELRLTEVAAVPIPGAGGSMASAAYRSMKEPCLAESIEAHAGVDIGETLIGMHLRRVAVPFRPSERYIGDARVTAAYTRPKLIGGERAVYRLEQRDDSTLCD; encoded by the coding sequence ATGACGGATATCTCCAAGGTTTCCTTGAGCGAACAGACGGCGCGGATCGTCCGCGAGCTGGCCGAAGCGGCAGCCTTAGGACCGGGCAAGGTGCTGGTCATCGGAGCCAGCACCAGTGAAGTGGTCGGACGCCGGATCGGCACGGGCGGCGCTCTTGAAACGGCGCAGCAGCTTCTTCAGGGCATTGCCGAGGTTCAAGCGGAATTCGGCTTCGCTGTAGCCTATCAATGCTGTGAGCATTTGAACCGGGCGCTAGTCATGGAGCGGGGACTGCTTGAAGAGCTGCGCCTGACGGAAGTGGCGGCTGTACCGATTCCGGGGGCGGGAGGCTCCATGGCCTCGGCGGCGTATCGGAGTATGAAGGAGCCCTGCCTTGCGGAATCCATTGAGGCCCATGCGGGTGTCGATATCGGCGAGACGCTGATCGGCATGCATTTGCGAAGAGTGGCGGTTCCGTTCAGGCCGAGCGAGCGTTATATCGGCGATGCGCGCGTAACGGCGGCTTACACCCGGCCGAAGCTGATCGGCGGAGAACGTGCCGTGTACCGGCTTGAGCAGCGGGATGATTCCACGCTGTGCGATTGA
- a CDS encoding ATP synthase subunit I, with the protein MNDLTSIVNAVFRVSLLLLSALFLGWALYPEFRPIIMGLIMGMAAGLFNVRFLSMKVQQLAQLAVDPEPKKYNFGFITRLCIGLLIVIFAVKLEQVSLGGAIAGLFIPQLLTIPVSIVFSLRNNH; encoded by the coding sequence GTGAATGATTTGACTTCCATTGTGAACGCTGTATTTAGAGTATCGTTACTCTTATTGTCTGCCTTGTTTCTCGGATGGGCTCTCTATCCGGAATTCCGCCCGATAATTATGGGGTTGATCATGGGCATGGCGGCGGGCTTGTTTAATGTACGCTTCCTCTCCATGAAAGTGCAGCAGCTGGCGCAATTGGCTGTCGATCCGGAACCGAAAAAGTACAACTTCGGCTTCATTACGAGATTGTGCATCGGGCTCCTGATTGTGATCTTCGCCGTAAAACTCGAACAGGTATCCCTAGGCGGTGCTATCGCCGGTCTGTTCATACCCCAATTGTTGACCATTCCTGTCAGCATTGTGTTCAGTTTGAGAAACAATCATTGA
- a CDS encoding low molecular weight protein arginine phosphatase, whose protein sequence is MKNILFVCTGNTCRSPMAEGMLRKLAKQRGIPLETQSAGVSAVDGMPVSRHAESILRDQDIQDRLVSKPLTANLVEWADLILTLTQSHKQYAIRQFPHAADKMHTLKEFVEDDRRVLDDLREQDSLYATLELARSLGRDVSDRDRERLIELRQRIPSFDISDPFGGSREEYEATAAEIRTALFRLLDKLEADQHK, encoded by the coding sequence GTGAAAAATATATTGTTTGTCTGCACGGGGAATACGTGCCGCAGCCCAATGGCGGAAGGGATGCTGCGCAAGCTCGCCAAACAGCGGGGCATTCCCCTGGAAACGCAATCCGCCGGCGTCTCGGCCGTGGACGGCATGCCGGTATCCCGTCATGCGGAATCGATACTGCGGGACCAGGATATTCAAGATCGTTTGGTATCTAAGCCGCTGACCGCGAATCTGGTGGAATGGGCAGACCTGATTCTGACGCTGACCCAGTCGCATAAGCAGTATGCGATTCGGCAGTTCCCGCATGCGGCCGACAAGATGCACACGCTGAAGGAGTTTGTGGAGGATGACCGGCGGGTGCTGGATGATCTGCGGGAGCAGGACAGCCTGTACGCGACGCTTGAGCTGGCCAGATCGCTGGGCCGCGATGTCAGCGACCGCGACCGGGAGCGTCTGATCGAGCTGCGCCAGCGCATTCCGAGCTTCGATATCTCCGATCCTTTCGGTGGCTCGCGGGAGGAATACGAGGCGACGGCGGCGGAGATTCGAACGGCGCTCTTCCGCCTGCTGGACAAGCTGGAAGCGGATCAGCATAAATAG
- a CDS encoding F0F1 ATP synthase subunit delta, whose product MSQNTVAAKRYARALFEVAAQQQKGLEVEEELRAVVHAIEGDADIQKFIATPNVPQSVKMNVISQALAGKVSQPVLNTIELLLDRGRAEMFAELLNSYVKIQGASLGLADATVYSTYPLSDQEKEQVASEFGQLAHQKIRVTNVVDESLLGGLKVVIGDKLYDGSIAGKLERLEKSFNRRA is encoded by the coding sequence ATGAGCCAAAATACGGTAGCAGCCAAGCGGTATGCGCGGGCGCTGTTCGAAGTGGCGGCTCAGCAGCAGAAGGGTCTGGAAGTGGAAGAGGAATTGCGGGCTGTCGTGCATGCCATTGAAGGCGATGCCGACATCCAGAAATTCATCGCCACGCCGAATGTTCCCCAGTCCGTGAAGATGAACGTAATCAGCCAGGCGTTGGCAGGGAAGGTATCGCAGCCTGTATTGAACACGATCGAATTGCTTCTCGACAGAGGGCGTGCAGAAATGTTCGCAGAACTGCTGAACAGTTATGTGAAGATACAAGGTGCGAGCTTGGGTTTGGCAGACGCCACTGTGTACTCCACCTACCCGCTTAGCGATCAGGAAAAAGAACAAGTTGCTTCGGAATTCGGACAGTTAGCACATCAGAAGATCCGCGTGACCAATGTTGTGGACGAAAGTTTGCTCGGCGGCCTGAAAGTCGTCATTGGCGACAAGCTGTATGACGGAAGCATTGCCGGGAAGCTGGAACGTCTCGAAAAGTCTTTTAATAGACGAGCATAG
- the upp gene encoding uracil phosphoribosyltransferase: protein MGKLVICDHPLIQHKLTFIRDMRTNTKDFRELVDEVATLMAYEITREVPLESISVQTPVAETQGKVISGRMLGLVPILRAGLGMLDGVVKLLPAAKVGHVGLFRDPETLQPVEYYTKLPTDVTERELIVIDPMLATGGSAIAAIDVLKKRGCTQIKMMNLVAAPEGVKAVHDVHPDVDIYVAALDEGLNDHGYIVPGLGDAGDRLYGTK from the coding sequence ATGGGAAAATTGGTGATTTGTGATCACCCGTTGATTCAACACAAACTTACATTTATACGCGATATGCGGACTAACACAAAAGACTTTCGCGAATTGGTAGACGAAGTCGCGACTTTGATGGCTTATGAAATTACGCGGGAGGTTCCTCTTGAATCGATATCCGTGCAGACACCGGTAGCTGAAACCCAAGGGAAGGTCATTTCCGGCCGGATGCTCGGCCTCGTGCCGATCCTGCGTGCGGGTCTTGGCATGCTGGACGGCGTGGTCAAGCTGCTTCCCGCTGCCAAGGTAGGGCATGTCGGATTGTTCCGCGACCCGGAAACGCTTCAGCCCGTGGAATATTATACGAAGCTTCCAACCGACGTGACAGAGCGGGAATTGATCGTCATCGATCCGATGCTGGCGACGGGCGGATCGGCCATCGCTGCAATCGACGTGCTGAAGAAGCGCGGCTGCACCCAGATCAAGATGATGAATCTCGTGGCTGCGCCGGAAGGCGTAAAGGCCGTGCATGACGTCCATCCGGACGTGGATATTTACGTTGCTGCTCTGGATGAAGGGCTCAACGACCATGGCTACATCGTACCGGGCCTGGGTGATGCAGGAGATCGGCTGTACGGCACGAAATAA
- a CDS encoding AtpZ/AtpI family protein: protein MKNPKSQDNPWLIALYISGAGGLLAAYILIGFFTGRWLMNQLDGPRVWLAIGTLSGLFVGILNIALLIKKFLGAQA, encoded by the coding sequence ATGAAAAATCCGAAAAGTCAAGATAACCCTTGGTTGATAGCGCTATACATTAGCGGGGCGGGCGGTTTGCTTGCCGCTTACATTCTCATCGGTTTTTTTACCGGGCGATGGCTCATGAATCAGTTGGACGGGCCCAGAGTGTGGCTTGCCATTGGTACGCTTTCGGGGCTCTTTGTAGGGATTTTGAATATCGCTCTTCTCATTAAAAAGTTTTTGGGGGCGCAGGCGTGA
- the atpB gene encoding F0F1 ATP synthase subunit A has product MHDSPIIKLGGLNIDLSAVIMLLVTCVVVFVLCRLAVRNLSVENPSKLQNFMEWVVEFVQGVVASAMDLKKGKAYISLGLTLILFIFVANLLGLPFSIITDLPENFTVFGQPILATLGLEHGHYAHVLWWKSPTADISVTAGLAIVVFVLMNYLGLKLNRKHYLKHYIEPFPIFLPLNIIENLAKPIALAIRLYANIFAGEVLITVILKTGFWGIPFMAAWQGFSIFIGALQAFIFTILTMVYISQTTIHEEH; this is encoded by the coding sequence ATGCATGATTCACCGATTATCAAACTTGGCGGATTGAATATTGACCTTTCGGCGGTCATAATGCTTCTCGTCACCTGTGTGGTGGTGTTCGTATTATGCCGGCTGGCGGTACGTAATCTATCTGTCGAAAACCCTTCCAAACTGCAAAACTTCATGGAATGGGTAGTGGAATTTGTGCAAGGCGTCGTAGCGAGTGCGATGGATCTGAAGAAAGGGAAAGCTTACATATCGTTGGGGCTTACTCTGATCCTGTTCATCTTTGTAGCCAACTTGCTGGGCTTGCCGTTCTCAATTATCACCGACTTGCCGGAGAACTTCACGGTCTTTGGTCAGCCAATCCTGGCTACACTCGGACTTGAACATGGCCACTATGCTCACGTATTGTGGTGGAAGTCGCCAACAGCGGACATTTCCGTTACGGCCGGTCTTGCGATCGTTGTATTCGTGCTCATGAACTACCTGGGCCTGAAGCTGAATCGCAAGCATTACCTGAAGCATTACATCGAACCGTTCCCGATCTTCCTGCCGCTCAATATCATTGAGAACCTGGCAAAACCTATCGCTCTGGCAATCCGGCTTTACGCCAACATTTTTGCCGGCGAGGTATTGATCACGGTGATTCTGAAAACCGGCTTCTGGGGCATTCCGTTCATGGCCGCATGGCAAGGTTTCAGTATCTTCATCGGTGCATTGCAGGCGTTTATCTTTACGATTTTGACAATGGTATACATCTCGCAAACTACGATTCACGAAGAGCATTGA
- the rpiB gene encoding ribose 5-phosphate isomerase B — MKIALGTDHAGIRLKEEIVEVIRGLGHEVEDLGCGCSDSVDYPDYALPVCEKVVSGEADRGILICGTGIGMSIAANKVPGIRCALTHDVFSAKATREHNDSNVIALGERVVGPGLAAEIVSAWLTTDFSQGERHVGRVNKIKAIEERYLKSESR, encoded by the coding sequence ATGAAAATTGCATTGGGTACCGATCATGCCGGCATTCGTCTGAAAGAGGAGATCGTGGAGGTCATTCGGGGTCTTGGACACGAGGTGGAGGATCTTGGCTGCGGCTGTTCCGATTCCGTGGATTATCCCGATTACGCGCTTCCGGTGTGCGAGAAGGTGGTCTCGGGTGAAGCGGATCGGGGCATTCTGATCTGCGGAACGGGAATCGGCATGAGCATTGCCGCCAACAAGGTGCCGGGCATCCGTTGCGCGCTGACGCATGATGTATTTTCGGCCAAAGCCACGCGTGAGCATAATGACAGCAACGTGATTGCGCTGGGCGAGCGCGTCGTCGGCCCCGGGCTTGCTGCCGAGATCGTCAGCGCATGGCTGACAACGGATTTCAGCCAGGGCGAACGCCATGTCGGCCGCGTGAACAAGATCAAGGCCATCGAGGAGCGTTACCTGAAGAGCGAATCGCGATAG
- the atpE gene encoding F0F1 ATP synthase subunit C — translation MEFLAAAIAVGLGALGAGLGNGMIVSRTVESIARQPEARGQLQTTMFIGVGIVEVIPLAATVIAFLIMFS, via the coding sequence ATGGAATTTTTGGCAGCAGCTATTGCAGTAGGTCTGGGCGCCCTTGGCGCAGGTTTGGGTAACGGTATGATCGTAAGCAGAACAGTTGAGTCTATCGCTCGTCAACCAGAAGCACGTGGTCAATTGCAAACAACGATGTTTATCGGTGTTGGTATCGTAGAGGTTATTCCTTTGGCAGCTACTGTAATCGCGTTCTTGATCATGTTCTCTTAA